The Mycolicibacterium flavescens genome has a segment encoding these proteins:
- a CDS encoding glyoxalase/bleomycin resistance protein/dioxygenase: MTDSVVEGLVSVELVSADPEKLVDFYRRTLGIRFHREVYGYPRPYYLSTGAIGRGLVIHDVNSFRPGSANPGTARFLLQIQDMEDLKERLRRHDIQLEEPPRNLGFERLPWFSYWGRWLLSIKDPEGNVVIFRQFQEELPESRRGMIRHAMASTFTDFKTVLNFKIVDRLVYRLGSIRVRNRDLTDYTHIVASREGLYAVNGREWMKIMSGVFFGVTIKNGSIYCYQAHDIYDTGILLSRIQLRGKPLQLRGKLLGRVIKLEVENNRIRRESVVIEGLHTNCHQMDFIGDKLHVIDTFCQRILRFNEDFELEEEFYPLGDEFASYKTGPDRYIIPGGKYVHINSIVAEQGSIYLLLQNGLANGKFSELVQTDENFEVKNRFTVPGAGCHNVVFLEDGEWLICDSRGGNLVNRHGVVVHVGELLTRGLSVDKHVVVVGESGYATRLGRRYVPGNVHFFDRSYNHLSSLRLPAAPTDIRRIDGQDLSLSNVTEL; the protein is encoded by the coding sequence GTGACGGACAGCGTTGTTGAGGGGCTCGTATCGGTCGAACTCGTTTCGGCTGATCCGGAGAAGCTCGTTGATTTTTATCGTCGGACTTTGGGCATCAGATTTCATCGGGAGGTCTACGGATACCCGCGTCCCTATTACCTGAGCACGGGCGCTATCGGTCGTGGGCTGGTGATTCACGACGTCAATAGTTTTCGACCCGGTTCCGCCAACCCGGGGACGGCTCGCTTCCTCCTGCAAATCCAGGACATGGAGGACTTGAAAGAACGACTGAGGCGGCACGACATCCAACTTGAGGAACCGCCGAGGAATTTGGGATTCGAGCGCCTTCCGTGGTTCAGCTACTGGGGAAGATGGCTTCTCTCGATAAAGGATCCCGAGGGAAACGTCGTGATTTTTCGTCAGTTTCAAGAGGAGCTCCCGGAATCCCGGCGTGGAATGATTCGGCACGCAATGGCATCAACGTTCACCGATTTCAAGACCGTTCTGAACTTCAAGATCGTCGACCGCCTGGTGTATCGCCTGGGTTCGATACGGGTGCGCAACAGGGATCTCACGGACTACACCCACATCGTGGCGTCCCGGGAAGGGCTGTACGCAGTCAACGGGCGGGAGTGGATGAAGATCATGAGCGGGGTGTTCTTCGGTGTGACCATCAAGAACGGATCCATCTACTGCTACCAAGCGCATGACATCTACGACACCGGAATCCTTCTGAGTCGCATACAGCTGCGGGGCAAACCGTTACAACTACGAGGCAAACTGCTTGGCCGCGTAATCAAGTTGGAGGTCGAGAACAATCGAATTCGTCGCGAATCGGTTGTCATCGAGGGTCTGCACACCAATTGTCACCAGATGGATTTCATCGGCGACAAACTGCATGTCATAGATACTTTCTGCCAAAGAATCCTGCGCTTCAATGAGGACTTCGAGTTGGAGGAGGAGTTCTACCCCCTTGGCGACGAATTCGCCAGCTACAAAACCGGACCCGATCGTTACATAATCCCGGGGGGGAAGTACGTCCATATCAACTCCATCGTCGCTGAACAAGGGTCCATCTATCTCCTGTTGCAGAACGGGTTGGCGAACGGCAAATTCAGTGAGTTGGTGCAAACGGACGAAAACTTCGAGGTGAAAAACAGATTCACCGTTCCCGGTGCGGGCTGTCACAACGTTGTTTTCCTCGAAGACGGTGAATGGCTGATTTGCGATTCACGCGGGGGCAATCTCGTCAACCGTCACGGTGTGGTGGTCCACGTGGGCGAACTGCTCACGCGCGGACTTTCGGTGGACAAGCACGTTGTGGTTGTCGGAGAGTCCGGATACGCAACCAGATTAGGCAGACGCTATGTCCCTGGCAATGTGCACTTCTTCGATCGAAGCTACAACCACTTGTCGAGTCTGCGCTTACCGGCAGCGCCAACCGATATCCGCCGGATCGACGGTCAAGATCTGTCGCTGTCGAACGTCACCGAGCTCTAG